The Lacticaseibacillus rhamnosus DNA window GATACCACCAAGAATGCCGGCATTAAGCGCCATGGGTAAGAAGAGTTTCGGTTTAGACAAAATGTTGGCCATTTGCATCTTCGGCGAGCCCAGAAAATGTGCCAGCGAGGTCCCAAGCGGATTCGCTTTCCAGCCATAAGCCGCCAGCGCAAAACTTGCCCCGACAATGCCAAGGTTAGCAGATCCGGCACCGATGCCGTTCAACATAATAGCCGTCGCAATCCCCACTGTACTGATCGGCGTCACAATCAAAATGGCAAAGATGATCCCCATCAAAACGCCCATCGCAATCGGCTGCAATTCGGTAATATCATGGACAACAACGCCAATATACTTCGTGATTCCGGAAACCGGCTTGAGAGTGAGCATCCCCACCCCACCTGCAATCAGCAATACTAACGATGGAATCAGAAGAATCGTGTACGCCTTGAGCGCATTGCCCAACAATAGAATGACTAAATAGCCAATGGCGAGGGTGATCGCCAAATTAATCACATCCCCGGTTCCGGCAACACTCAAGCCGGTTTTGGTCAGATGATAATTACCGGCACCAATAATGGCAGCCAGTGCCAGCGAACTTGTTTGAATCGGCGTAAACTTCGCCAGCATCCCCACGCACACAGCCGATAACGCCGGTAACAAGGTCATCGCGGCGGTCGTCATATACGTGACAACGGCCAACTGTGGAAAGCTAGGTAAAAGCAACTTGACGAGCGCATTTAAGATCGCTCCAGGAACCAAGGCAACAATAATCCCCACTGATAAACCGTTTAAAATGTTCATCGTCACGGTTTTTACATCTTGTTTCATCGTCTTCCTCCGTTTAATTAACTTGGTGCGGTGAATGCCCACCGGCTAAAATAGTTTTGACGTCATCCAATGAAATATCGATCATGTTTTTCACGGCTGCATCCGTATAAAAACCGATATGCGGAGAAATCTCAACGTTCGGCAAAGCCTTTAAAGTTTCAAGATTGGTATTGTCCACGCCGGATTGGCTGCGATCAACCCCAAAAATACCGGCTTCACCTTCAATTGTGTCCAAAGCAGCGCCGGCAATCTCACCACGTTGCAGCGCCTCAATCAAAGCAGCCGTATCGACAATCGGTCCGCGGGCTGCATTGATCAAGTAAGCCGTCTTTTTCATCTTTTTGAAGGCGGCAGCATCAAGCATATGGGTGGTGATGTCGTCCAGCGGTGTGTGCACGGTGACGATATCGGCAGTGGCCAGCAAGGTGTCAAGATCGACATAACGAACCGTATCCGCCAATTCAGGTCGCGTTACCGGATCAGCCACGATGACGGTAGATCCTAAGGCGCGAAAAATGCGGGCGACGGTACTGCCGATTTTGCCAGCGCCAATGATGCCAATCGTTAATTGATGAACTTCCTGCGCTTCCAGACCACCCCAGCTATAATCATCTTTGGCTTCGCGCGCCGTAGCCTCACCCAAATGGCGAATCAATCGCATGGCATGAGCCAAAACCAGTTCCGCAACCGATCGCGGCGAGTATGCGGGCACATTGGTCACGGCCAATCCATTGGCAGCCGCAGCATCGAGATTAACAATGTCATAGCCGGTAATCCGCAAAGTCAACTGCTTCATCCCGAATGACTTCAACTTCTGATAAACAAGCGGTTCTGGAATGGCGCCATGCTGTTGAATGACAACCCCATCGTAGCCCTTAGCCAGATCAACCGTATCAGCATTGAAGGCAACGGTATTGGTATCAACTTGAATATCATTAGCAGCAACCCAGTCATCAATCGCTGGTTGTTCGTCTGGTCGAACACTATACATTAAAATTTTCTTCATCATCATTCTCCTTTGAGCGCGTTATCGTCCAACTGCAAACCTGCCTACCTAATGCGTTGCCATAAACTGCTTAATGCGCTCAGCCGCCAGTTTCAAATCCGCCATCGAGGCCGCATACGAAATCCGCACATAACCTTCACCGCCTGGCCCAAAACTGGCACCGGGAATCACGGCAACCTTTGCTTCACGTGCCAACGCATAAACAAACTTCCAGCTGTCATGGAACCGGTCTGGCAACTTAGCAAAAATATAAAATGCGCCATCCGGATGAGGAACTTCCAAGCCGGCTTCCGGTAAGGCCTTCATCAGAAAATCACGCCGTTTTCGATAGGCTTGCTTCATCGGCTGACTATCTTCCATACCATTTTTTAACGCCTCTTCAGCCGCGCGCTGGGCATTGGTGGTGACGCTGGTAATCGTAAACTCGCTAACCTTGCCGATTTGTTGAATAATCGCAGCCGGACCTGCTGTGATCCCAACGCGCCAGCCGGTCATTGCGTGGGATTTTGAAACCCCGTTAAGGACAATTGCTTGATCAGGGAGTATCTCGCCCATCGAAACATGCGTCCCACTGTAGGTCAATTCTGAGTAAATCTCATCGCTTAAGACAAAAATTTCATACTGCTTGATGACGTTGGCTAATGCGCTCAGATCCGCGCGATTATAAGTCACCCCAGTTGGATTAGTCGGGTAGTTAAGAATCACCGCTTTAACCGTGTCCCGATTGGCTTCAATCGCCTGTTGTAATTTCTCTGGCTTAAGAATGAACCCATCCGCCGAAGTGTCGATAAATATTGGTTTTGCTCCGTTTAATAACACGATTGGGATGTATAAAGGAAAAATCGGAGTTGGGATAATCACGGTATCGCCTTTGTTCAACATAGCCGTTAAACTCGAATAAATACCGCCAGTGGCCCCAGCTGTGATCAAAATCTGCGTCTCCGGATCATAGGAGGTTTTATATTTCGTTGCCAGATAATGGCTTGCCGCAGCTCGTAATCCCGGCAAGCCTTTGCTCTGGGTATAATGGCTCTCATCATTTTCGATTGATTGGATGCCCGCCGCCTTGACATGCTCCGGCGTCGGAAAATCCGGTTCACCTAATGTCAGCTTAACAATCCCTTCAATACCGCTAATTTCTGCATTGAATTGTAAAATATCGCTCGGTTTGAGTTGCCGAACCTCGTGATTCATACGATCGACTAATGCCATGTAAATCCCTCCATCTTTTTACATCCAGTAAGTTGAAACTAAAATAAAAGCCCCGCAGTCATCGATTGACCGCGGGGCACGAAATGGGAATGATTCTCCTGATTCCAGCCACACAGTCAATTGCTTGATCTGTGTGACCGCTCACTCAAAGGTAACTGGTCTCACAGATCGCGTCTGAAAAACCAGAAATAAAATGATTGGCTACCTTGAGTCAGCTTTGTCATCATGATGAGAACCTCCTAAGAAATAGATTAGTTAAAGACTACTGGTTAACGGACGGTTTGTCAACCGGAACTGAACTGATTTTTTTGCGGGACGAATTTGCCATTTAGGTTCACTACAATGGGTCGCCATCACGTCACCGGCAAGTTACTAACTCACTTTTTCAGAGGAAAATGAACGCATTTTGGCAATGGAATACGCTACAATGAAGACAATCAAGAAAGGGGCTTTAATGATGAACTATACCATCTCGGCCAACAATACGTTTCCGGTTGTGCAGATTGCGCTACAACAAGATGAAACGATCCAGATCGAATCTGGCTCCATGATCTATCACAATGGCTTGGTTGAACTAAGCGGCCACATGAATAGCAATGGCAAACGCGGACTCGGCGGCCTAATGAGTGCGATTGGACGCTCCATAACCAGTGGCGAGAGCTTTTTTATCACAACGGCAACTGGTAAGGCGGCTAACGCTGAATTGGCGATTGCGCCCGGCAACCCCGGCGTTATCAAAGAATTGACGCTCGATGCCAATCATCAATATCGCCTGAATACCGGTGCGTTTTTGGCAATGGACACTTCCGTTAGTTATCACATGGCCAGTCAAAAAGTCGGTGGTGCTTTATTTGGCGGCACTGGCGGATTCTTCATCATGGAAACAGCGGGCACTGGCACCATGCTGGTTTCGGCTTATGGTGACATCATTCCGATCGAACTTGATGGCAGCCATGAATATGTCGTGGATAACAGTCATGTTGTCGCTTGGGACAGCCAGCTGGATTACAGCATCCAGCCGGCTAGTGGTGTCATCGGTTTTACTACCGGTGAAGGTTTAGTCAATCGGTTCACTGGTTCCGGGACCGTCTATATCCAGACTCGGAACATCGAGGCACTGGCTAATTTGATTCAACCATTCATCCCCAGCAATGATAACTGATCACTAAGGAGCTCTATACGATGCCAACTAAAATAGGCCTTCACTACAACAAAATTGGGGTTGGGAAAACCATCTACTTTTTACATGGCATGGGGTTAGACGGACACAGCATGGCAGCTTTTTATGAGCCACGTTTTACCAGCGAAGAGCGGCATTTTGCCCGCCTCTATCCGGATTTACCGGGAATGGGAAATTCACCGGCCACGTCAGCATTGCAATCTGCTGATGATGTGTTGGCACAGGTTCATGCTTTCATTCAGGCGACCAGCGAAGGGCCATGTTATCTTGTCGGCCATTCTTACGGTGGCTATCTAGCATTAGGCCTGCTTGCGCGATTTCCTAACGAGTTTTCCGGTGCTTTTTTAACCGCTCCGGTTGTACTCGCGGAGAAAACAGCACGTACGGTTGCGCCACTAAAGCATCTTATTAGTGCGTCAGTAACCAGTCAGTCACCGGATTTTACCGACTATCTACACATGAATGTTGTTATCAATCCTTCAACCTGGCGACAATATCAGGAACTTATCCTGCTAGGGCTTAAAACTTTTAACCGCGATTTCTGGGTTGCCATGAAGAACCGCCATGCTTATCGTCTGTCGATTGAATCACGCTTAAGCAGCCTGATTAAGTCACCAGTTACGCTTGTGTTAGGTGAAAATGACAATGAAGTTGGCTATCAGGATCAAGTGGTCTTTGCCCATAAAGGCGCACACATGACCACAACCGTAATCCCAAACGCCGGTCATAATCTGATGATCGATGCGCCTGAGGCTGTCATGACCGCGTTTCATCAGTTTCTACACAAATAGTGCCAAACCGCTACGCTTGATTAACCGTCGCTATTTTGCGGCGGTTTTTTGCGTCCTCTTTATATCCGAGCTGTTAACTGTTCAGGCGTTAGGTGGCGTGTGGTGCGAAAGATGCTGTAAACCGATTCCGGTGAGCGAACCGGCGTTTGATTGAGCCAGTAAACAATTAAATCCACAACCCCTTGACTGACAATCTCCTGAGCATAATCGCTGGGCACATCACGATCATCAGCAACTAACTCACTACCGCCTTGCCGCAACAACTCAACAACCAATTGCTTCACTTTCGCGGTTAGTTGCGTTTGATTTTCATTCAACAGTAAAACGGCCAGATCCCGTTGGCGATACAAATACTTGAACAACTGAAAGAAAGCATCACGCTCGGGTAACGGGTTTGCTGCGCGTTTAGCTTGAAGCGGTTTGGGAAAATGGGCAAAAATGCTTTTCACATGTCCGATCATTTCATCTTCATAATGCGCCAATAAATCATACTTATCGAAATAGTGCAGATAAAAGGTGCCACGACTGATGCCGGCCAACTTGGCTAATTGTTGCACGCTTAACTTGCCAAACCCTTCCTGATGCATCAGCGTCATAAACGCCTGCTGAATTTTCATTTCTGTTTCAAGCATTTTCGTACTACTAGCCATCGCGTCAACCTCCATGAACATACTGTTAATTACCATTCTCATTGAACAACAAATTTTACCCCGAAGCAATTGACAAATCGTGCCAAACTGTTCACCCGTTTAAGCGGCGATCATCAGCACTTTTCCCGCATGCTGCCGGTTAAAAGTGCGTTCAGAGACTGAACAGATGGCTCAGATTGTTTCTTGTCTGACCGCCTTAAGGCCACTATGATCGTGAATGAACAGAGTGTCAATTTGAAAGGCGGTCTTACCATGCTAAGAAGTGAATGGCGTTATCTCATGCAGCACAAAATGATGGTCGTTGTCCTGGTGGCAATTGCGCTCATCCCAGCCATCTATTGTTTTATCTATCTTTCGTCCATGTGGGATACCTATGGCAAGATGGATCAGTTACCGGTCGCCATCGTTGATCATGATCGGCCTGTTACTTACCACGGAAAAAAGATTGCGATTGGCCAGCAGTTAACCGCCAATTTGACCAAATCAACCGCGCTGGATTTTCATCATGTTTCTGCTTCCACTGCGACCAACCGGCTGCACCGGGGCACCTATTACATGGTGTTGACCATCCCGCGTAACTTTTCCAAAAAGGCAACCACCCTACTAACGACCACCCCAGAAACCATGCCGCTTTACTTTCGGTTCAATTCCGGTCAGAACTTCATTGTCTCTAAAATGACCACAGGCGCTGCGACTGCCATCAAATCAAAAGTGGCGAGTCAAGTTACCAAATTATATGCTGGCATTGTGCTAACGGCACTACATCAGGCCGATACCGGCATGACCAAGGCGGCTACCGGCGGCCAAACGTTGACCACCGGCGCTCAACAACTCACAACCGGCACCGCACAACTTAGCACTGGACTAAACCGCCTCGCAACCGGGCTTCAGCAAGCAACCAAAAGTCAGGGACAGACGAATCAAGCAGTGGCTTCCCTCAATACCGGCGTCACCCAATTAACAACTGCCGCCACCGCACTCGCAGCTGGCTCGCAACAGTTACAAAACGGCAGCCAAACTTTAGCCAACCAATTGACAATCGGCAGTCAGAAGCTGGCAAGTATCCAAACTGGGGCGAATAACGCTGCTGCTTTAGCCGCGCCTGTGCGTGAAGTCACGTCGGATGTCGCCAAGATCCCCAACAACGGAACCGGCATGGCGCCTTTTGCCATCGCTATCGGCCTCTATGTCGGCGGAATCGCGCTGGGCACCATGTACGAAGGCTTCCTACCGCATCGTAAACCACGGTACGCACTAAGTTGGTGGGCCAGCAAAGCTTCGGTGATTGGCACAGTTGGCTTATTACAGGCAGGATTGCTTGATATTTCCTTATTAGCTGGTAATCATTTGCACGTCAGCGATCATGGTCTGTTCTTCATTGCCATTCTTCTCGGATCTTGGTTGTTCCTGTCCTTGATTTTCTGTCTCCGCCTGCTGCTTGGCGGTTTCGGAACATGGCTGGTTTCAATCGTCTTGGTCCTTCAGCTAGCTGGCTCAGGTGGGTTATACCCTACTTATTTGGTCAATGGCTTTGCAAAAGCGATCAATGAATGGCTGCCGATGACCTATCTCATTGACGCTTTAAGAAGCTTAATTGCAACTCATCAAGCGATTGGCACCGACATGGCGATCATGATCGGCTTAATCGGTCTATTCAATCTTCTTATGCTCTTCCGTTTTCAGATCGGCTTGCATCAAAGCTTCATCGAAATTGATGCTACTGAAGATGCTTAACGCGCTCCCCGGCGCAAAGGCCTGCGTGTAAGGACCTCGAACGCAATGGCCAAAACCGGGCCATCACGCCCAAGGCCACTTACACTCCGGTCTCTAACCACGCTGGCTCGCGCTTACCATAACGCGTTCGCCAGCCCAGAAATCTGCGTGTAAGGGCCTTGGGCGCAATGGCCAAAGCCCGGCCATCACGCCCAAGGCCACTTACACTCCGATTTCTAACCGGGCTGGCTCACGCTCACTAAAGAAGGTGTTTGCGATGTTAAAAAGCAACAATTCGCTCAGTATCTCAGCCTTAATTGAACAACACGGTCATGAGAAGATTCGTCAGGCCCGGCGTATGCTGGTTGTGAATCTCATCGTCTACACTGTGATTGCCGCCATTGAGCTATGGTTCGGCGCGAAGGATCATGCCGTTGCTTTAACCGCCGATGGTCAAAATAATTTGACTGGCATTGTCACCGTCTCTGCTTTGATTGTCGGACTATCGTTTGCCACCCGCCCTTCTGATACATTTCATCTTGAAGGTCACTGGCAATTTGAGAATCTTGCCGTTTTTCTTGCCGGCTTGGGTATGTTTCTTATCGGCCTGATCACCATCTGGGAAGGACTGGGCGCAACTTTGGCCTTACTATCCGGACACGCCGCTGCGCCACTCAAAGGCCAAG harbors:
- a CDS encoding PTS transporter subunit IIC encodes the protein MKQDVKTVTMNILNGLSVGIIVALVPGAILNALVKLLLPSFPQLAVVTYMTTAAMTLLPALSAVCVGMLAKFTPIQTSSLALAAIIGAGNYHLTKTGLSVAGTGDVINLAITLAIGYLVILLLGNALKAYTILLIPSLVLLIAGGVGMLTLKPVSGITKYIGVVVHDITELQPIAMGVLMGIIFAILIVTPISTVGIATAIMLNGIGAGSANLGIVGASFALAAYGWKANPLGTSLAHFLGSPKMQMANILSKPKLFLPMALNAGILGGIGAALHIQGTPASAGFGFSGLVGPLAALDAMKAVTVGNVLELTIIFFILPIGLAYLSNLLFTKTLHYQVSEDYALHYD
- a CDS encoding D-2-hydroxyacid dehydrogenase encodes the protein MKKILMYSVRPDEQPAIDDWVAANDIQVDTNTVAFNADTVDLAKGYDGVVIQQHGAIPEPLVYQKLKSFGMKQLTLRITGYDIVNLDAAAANGLAVTNVPAYSPRSVAELVLAHAMRLIRHLGEATAREAKDDYSWGGLEAQEVHQLTIGIIGAGKIGSTVARIFRALGSTVIVADPVTRPELADTVRYVDLDTLLATADIVTVHTPLDDITTHMLDAAAFKKMKKTAYLINAARGPIVDTAALIEALQRGEIAGAALDTIEGEAGIFGVDRSQSGVDNTNLETLKALPNVEISPHIGFYTDAAVKNMIDISLDDVKTILAGGHSPHQVN
- a CDS encoding aminotransferase class I/II-fold pyridoxal phosphate-dependent enzyme, encoding MALVDRMNHEVRQLKPSDILQFNAEISGIEGIVKLTLGEPDFPTPEHVKAAGIQSIENDESHYTQSKGLPGLRAAASHYLATKYKTSYDPETQILITAGATGGIYSSLTAMLNKGDTVIIPTPIFPLYIPIVLLNGAKPIFIDTSADGFILKPEKLQQAIEANRDTVKAVILNYPTNPTGVTYNRADLSALANVIKQYEIFVLSDEIYSELTYSGTHVSMGEILPDQAIVLNGVSKSHAMTGWRVGITAGPAAIIQQIGKVSEFTITSVTTNAQRAAEEALKNGMEDSQPMKQAYRKRRDFLMKALPEAGLEVPHPDGAFYIFAKLPDRFHDSWKFVYALAREAKVAVIPGASFGPGGEGYVRISYAASMADLKLAAERIKQFMATH
- a CDS encoding TIGR00266 family protein; the encoded protein is MNYTISANNTFPVVQIALQQDETIQIESGSMIYHNGLVELSGHMNSNGKRGLGGLMSAIGRSITSGESFFITTATGKAANAELAIAPGNPGVIKELTLDANHQYRLNTGAFLAMDTSVSYHMASQKVGGALFGGTGGFFIMETAGTGTMLVSAYGDIIPIELDGSHEYVVDNSHVVAWDSQLDYSIQPASGVIGFTTGEGLVNRFTGSGTVYIQTRNIEALANLIQPFIPSNDN
- a CDS encoding alpha/beta fold hydrolase — translated: MPTKIGLHYNKIGVGKTIYFLHGMGLDGHSMAAFYEPRFTSEERHFARLYPDLPGMGNSPATSALQSADDVLAQVHAFIQATSEGPCYLVGHSYGGYLALGLLARFPNEFSGAFLTAPVVLAEKTARTVAPLKHLISASVTSQSPDFTDYLHMNVVINPSTWRQYQELILLGLKTFNRDFWVAMKNRHAYRLSIESRLSSLIKSPVTLVLGENDNEVGYQDQVVFAHKGAHMTTTVIPNAGHNLMIDAPEAVMTAFHQFLHK
- a CDS encoding TetR/AcrR family transcriptional regulator; the encoded protein is MASSTKMLETEMKIQQAFMTLMHQEGFGKLSVQQLAKLAGISRGTFYLHYFDKYDLLAHYEDEMIGHVKSIFAHFPKPLQAKRAANPLPERDAFFQLFKYLYRQRDLAVLLLNENQTQLTAKVKQLVVELLRQGGSELVADDRDVPSDYAQEIVSQGVVDLIVYWLNQTPVRSPESVYSIFRTTRHLTPEQLTARI
- a CDS encoding YhgE/Pip family protein — protein: MLRSEWRYLMQHKMMVVVLVAIALIPAIYCFIYLSSMWDTYGKMDQLPVAIVDHDRPVTYHGKKIAIGQQLTANLTKSTALDFHHVSASTATNRLHRGTYYMVLTIPRNFSKKATTLLTTTPETMPLYFRFNSGQNFIVSKMTTGAATAIKSKVASQVTKLYAGIVLTALHQADTGMTKAATGGQTLTTGAQQLTTGTAQLSTGLNRLATGLQQATKSQGQTNQAVASLNTGVTQLTTAATALAAGSQQLQNGSQTLANQLTIGSQKLASIQTGANNAAALAAPVREVTSDVAKIPNNGTGMAPFAIAIGLYVGGIALGTMYEGFLPHRKPRYALSWWASKASVIGTVGLLQAGLLDISLLAGNHLHVSDHGLFFIAILLGSWLFLSLIFCLRLLLGGFGTWLVSIVLVLQLAGSGGLYPTYLVNGFAKAINEWLPMTYLIDALRSLIATHQAIGTDMAIMIGLIGLFNLLMLFRFQIGLHQSFIEIDATEDA